The following proteins are co-located in the Pseudodesulfovibrio alkaliphilus genome:
- a CDS encoding DUF362 domain-containing protein yields MADTLFTRLMGRRQCLRTLLGAAGILGGSGLAARAQAKSMVVIVRTDDRVQGIRTAMARFDPARFRGARIALKANYNSADPFPASTHPDTLRTLVETLAEAGPASMTLAERSGMGDTAQVLRSLGVRSLTEELGVEVVVMDELDADGYVTCRPARSQWKRGFLLARPFAGADAVVQTCCLKTHQYGGHFTMALKNAVGAVAKHDPADGYNYMSELHRSPLQRSLIAEISLAFRNDLIVMDAMKAFVTGGPHAGREVSPGVIVAGTDPVAVDAVGVAILRMYPTTDAVMTGPVFAQEQIRRAAELGIGASSPENIELVPIGPGADGFARRVQEILAG; encoded by the coding sequence ATGGCCGACACCTTGTTTACCCGACTGATGGGCCGCCGCCAGTGCCTGCGCACCCTGCTGGGCGCGGCAGGGATTCTCGGCGGTTCCGGCCTGGCCGCACGCGCCCAAGCCAAATCCATGGTCGTCATCGTCAGGACAGACGACCGCGTCCAGGGCATTCGCACGGCCATGGCCCGCTTCGATCCGGCACGCTTCCGGGGCGCCCGCATCGCGCTGAAGGCCAACTACAACAGCGCTGACCCCTTTCCGGCCTCCACACATCCCGACACGCTGCGCACCCTGGTCGAGACCCTGGCCGAGGCCGGGCCAGCGTCCATGACCCTGGCCGAACGCAGCGGCATGGGCGACACGGCCCAGGTGCTCCGTTCGCTGGGCGTGCGCTCCCTGACTGAGGAGCTGGGGGTGGAGGTGGTCGTCATGGACGAGCTGGACGCAGACGGCTACGTCACCTGCCGCCCGGCCCGCAGCCAGTGGAAGCGGGGCTTCCTGCTGGCCCGGCCCTTTGCCGGGGCCGATGCCGTTGTCCAGACCTGCTGCCTGAAGACCCACCAGTACGGCGGCCACTTCACCATGGCTCTCAAGAATGCCGTGGGCGCAGTGGCCAAGCACGACCCGGCCGACGGCTACAACTACATGAGCGAGCTGCACCGCTCGCCGCTCCAGCGCTCCCTCATCGCGGAGATCAGCCTCGCCTTCCGCAACGACCTGATCGTCATGGACGCCATGAAAGCCTTTGTTACCGGCGGCCCCCACGCTGGCCGGGAGGTCTCGCCCGGCGTCATCGTGGCAGGCACCGACCCCGTGGCCGTGGACGCCGTGGGCGTGGCCATCCTGCGCATGTACCCCACCACCGATGCAGTCATGACCGGCCCTGTCTTCGCCCAGGAGCAGATCCGCCGCGCCGCCGAACTGGGCATCGGCGCCTCCTCGCCCGAAAACATAGAGCTGGTCCCCATCGGCCCCGGCGCAGACGGTTTCGCCCGGCGGGTGCAGGAGATACTGGCTGGGTAG
- the cysS gene encoding cysteine--tRNA ligase → MRLYNTLARKKQEFIPANGNAVNMYVCGITAYDLCHIGHARSSVVFDVLFRYLRHKGYDVTFIRNFTDIDDKIIKRANETGAEAGEVAERFIGEFYVDMDRLGVQRASVEPRCTEHIPEMIAMTEQLISQGNAYATPSGDVYFRVRSFAAYGRLSGRNIDELESGARIDPSEEKQDPLDFALWKAAKPGEPSWDSPWGPGRPGWHLECSAMSEKYAPLPLDIHGGGQDLSFPHHENEIAQSEAATGKPFANYWVHNGFVQINSEKMSKSLGNFFTIRDILEKFLPESLRYFLLTMHYRSPLDFSFDALEEAEKGLRRVYAALAQADAELAKTSWKKSPFPAELDEELAAIEGHWDEAMEDDMNTAGALGHIFSAVRLIGRVAEDKNWRKSEGGREFFLRAKAAMVRWSAVLGVFGHDPAEFLAQLRDSRAARAGIDPARVQTLLDARQQARKDKDFARSDAIRDELAAMRVEVKDTPQGATWDVAG, encoded by the coding sequence ATGAGACTCTATAATACCCTGGCCAGAAAGAAGCAGGAGTTCATCCCCGCCAACGGCAACGCCGTGAACATGTATGTCTGCGGCATCACGGCCTATGATCTCTGTCACATCGGTCACGCCCGCTCCAGCGTGGTCTTTGACGTGCTCTTCCGTTACCTGCGCCACAAGGGCTACGATGTCACCTTTATCCGTAATTTCACTGACATAGACGACAAGATCATCAAGCGGGCCAACGAGACAGGGGCCGAGGCCGGGGAAGTGGCCGAGCGGTTCATCGGCGAGTTTTATGTGGACATGGACCGCCTGGGCGTGCAGCGGGCCAGCGTGGAGCCCCGCTGCACCGAGCACATCCCGGAGATGATCGCCATGACCGAGCAGCTTATCAGCCAGGGCAACGCTTATGCCACGCCCTCGGGCGATGTGTATTTTCGGGTCCGCTCCTTTGCCGCATACGGCAGGCTCTCGGGCCGGAACATTGATGAGCTGGAGTCCGGGGCGCGTATCGACCCGAGCGAGGAAAAGCAGGACCCGTTGGACTTTGCCCTGTGGAAGGCCGCCAAGCCCGGCGAGCCATCCTGGGATTCGCCCTGGGGACCGGGACGCCCAGGCTGGCATTTGGAATGTTCGGCCATGAGCGAGAAATACGCCCCTCTGCCGCTGGACATCCACGGCGGCGGCCAGGACCTTTCATTCCCCCATCACGAGAACGAGATTGCCCAGTCCGAGGCTGCCACGGGCAAGCCCTTTGCCAACTACTGGGTCCACAACGGGTTTGTTCAGATCAACTCTGAAAAGATGTCGAAATCTTTGGGCAACTTTTTCACCATTCGCGACATCCTTGAGAAGTTTCTGCCCGAGTCCCTGCGTTATTTTCTGCTGACCATGCACTATCGCAGCCCGCTTGACTTCTCCTTCGACGCGCTGGAGGAGGCCGAGAAGGGGCTGCGCCGCGTCTACGCAGCCTTGGCCCAGGCGGACGCGGAGCTGGCCAAGACCAGTTGGAAAAAATCTCCCTTTCCGGCCGAACTGGACGAGGAACTGGCCGCCATTGAAGGCCATTGGGACGAGGCCATGGAGGACGACATGAACACCGCCGGGGCCTTGGGTCATATCTTTTCGGCCGTCCGTCTGATCGGCCGGGTGGCCGAGGACAAGAATTGGCGAAAATCCGAGGGGGGACGGGAGTTTTTCCTCCGCGCCAAAGCGGCCATGGTCAGGTGGAGCGCGGTGCTCGGGGTGTTCGGCCATGATCCGGCCGAGTTCCTGGCCCAGCTGCGCGACAGCCGCGCCGCCAGGGCGGGCATTGATCCGGCCCGGGTTCAGACCCTGCTCGACGCCCGCCAGCAGGCGCGCAAGGACAAGGATTTCGCCCGCTCCGACGCCATCCGCGACGAGCTGGCCGCCATGCGGGTGGAGGTCAAGGACACCCCCCAGGGCGCCACCTGGGATGTGGCGGGTTAG
- the ispD gene encoding 2-C-methyl-D-erythritol 4-phosphate cytidylyltransferase, with amino-acid sequence MNRPLENIWGIILAAGSGSRLAGAAGGVAKQYIEHRGAPLFWLSARTFSRVAGVRGVVFVFPDADMAAMDKRVNQLFRSENLGLDWAVCAGGARRQDSVALGLAALPSGCDGVLVHDAARPFVSASTIALLIDALRRGERAAIPAIAVADTVKRVVPDRSGGESVAQTLDRAALRAVQTPQAFETKLLREAHAQAGAQGWEATDDASMAERMTPPVTVAVIPGDPGNVKITTPEDLKRLEEARTTVPCVGWGYDVHRFGAADDRPLVLGGVPVPGGPTVVAHSDGDVLLHALADAVLGTFGGGDIGTHFPDTDARFAGADSGVLLRETLAMAEAAGVRPVQADLTIITQIPKIAPHAGAIAVNAARLLGLPADRVNVKATTEEGLGFTGSKQGIKAVAVVTALREV; translated from the coding sequence ATGAACCGACCGCTGGAAAACATATGGGGCATCATCCTGGCCGCCGGATCGGGCTCGCGCCTGGCCGGTGCCGCAGGGGGCGTGGCCAAGCAGTATATCGAGCATCGGGGTGCGCCGCTCTTCTGGCTCTCGGCGCGTACCTTCTCCCGCGTGGCCGGGGTGCGCGGGGTGGTCTTCGTCTTTCCCGATGCGGACATGGCGGCCATGGACAAACGCGTGAACCAGCTTTTCCGCAGCGAAAACCTGGGCCTGGACTGGGCCGTGTGCGCCGGAGGGGCGCGGCGGCAGGACTCTGTGGCGCTGGGGCTGGCCGCCCTGCCGTCAGGCTGCGACGGGGTGCTGGTCCATGACGCTGCCCGGCCCTTTGTTTCGGCCAGTACCATCGCCCTGCTCATCGATGCCCTGCGCCGGGGCGAGCGGGCCGCGATCCCGGCCATCGCGGTGGCGGACACGGTCAAGCGCGTGGTCCCGGACCGTAGCGGCGGCGAAAGCGTGGCCCAGACCCTCGACAGGGCCGCCTTGCGGGCGGTCCAGACTCCCCAGGCATTCGAGACCAAGCTGCTGCGCGAGGCCCACGCCCAGGCCGGGGCCCAGGGCTGGGAGGCCACTGACGACGCGTCCATGGCGGAGCGGATGACCCCGCCCGTTACCGTGGCCGTCATTCCGGGTGATCCGGGCAACGTCAAGATCACCACGCCCGAGGACCTGAAACGGCTCGAAGAGGCCCGGACCACCGTTCCCTGCGTGGGCTGGGGATACGATGTCCATCGATTCGGCGCAGCGGACGACAGGCCGCTGGTGCTGGGCGGGGTGCCCGTGCCCGGAGGCCCGACGGTGGTGGCCCACTCGGATGGAGACGTGCTGCTCCACGCCCTGGCCGACGCCGTGCTCGGAACCTTTGGCGGCGGAGATATAGGCACACACTTCCCGGACACGGATGCGCGTTTCGCCGGGGCGGACAGCGGGGTGCTCCTGCGGGAGACCCTGGCCATGGCCGAGGCCGCCGGAGTGCGGCCGGTTCAGGCGGACCTGACCATCATCACCCAGATACCGAAAATCGCGCCCCATGCCGGGGCCATTGCCGTCAATGCGGCCCGGCTGCTCGGGCTGCCCGCCGACCGGGTCAACGTCAAGGCCACCACAGAGGAGGGCCTCGGGTTTACCGGCAGCAAGCAGGGCATCAAGGCCGTGGCCGTGGTGACAGCCCTGCGGGAGGTTTAG
- a CDS encoding zinc ribbon domain-containing protein, whose amino-acid sequence MYEKQIEQLIILQQVDDEILVLEDEIAKAPLELSDLEAQMAEFDERRAQIDERIDLLKSQKKKLAAEIEDDASRIRKSKNKLMLVGNTKEYHAMMREMDSLEKLNRMREEEQTAVEEEFVRQNEATEALTGEMSGVKEQYDALKTTLDERLEEANKRLEGLVRKRKKACKVVPPPILGRYEFIRERMENPVIVPVADAVCHGCHIMIPPQIFNELQKGQQILSCPNCQRLIYWHRGDMVFGEAQE is encoded by the coding sequence ATGTACGAGAAACAGATCGAGCAGTTGATCATTTTGCAGCAGGTGGATGACGAAATCCTTGTCCTTGAAGACGAGATCGCTAAGGCGCCGCTAGAGCTTTCCGACCTTGAGGCCCAGATGGCCGAGTTTGACGAACGGCGTGCCCAGATCGACGAGCGCATCGACCTGCTCAAGAGCCAGAAGAAAAAGCTGGCCGCCGAGATCGAGGACGACGCAAGCCGTATCAGGAAGAGCAAGAACAAGCTCATGCTGGTGGGCAACACCAAGGAATATCACGCCATGATGCGCGAGATGGACAGTCTTGAAAAGCTCAACCGAATGCGCGAGGAGGAGCAGACCGCCGTGGAGGAGGAGTTTGTCCGCCAAAACGAGGCCACCGAGGCCCTGACCGGGGAGATGAGCGGGGTCAAGGAGCAGTATGACGCCCTCAAGACCACCCTGGACGAGCGCCTGGAAGAGGCCAACAAGCGCCTCGAGGGGCTTGTGCGCAAGCGCAAGAAGGCCTGCAAGGTGGTGCCCCCGCCGATTCTCGGCCGCTACGAGTTCATCCGCGAGCGCATGGAGAATCCGGTCATCGTGCCGGTGGCCGATGCCGTGTGCCATGGCTGCCATATCATGATCCCGCCGCAGATCTTCAACGAGCTGCAAAAGGGCCAGCAGATATTAAGCTGCCCCAACTGCCAGCGGCTCATCTACTGGCACCGGGGGGACATGGTCTTCGGCGAGGCGCAGGAATAG
- a CDS encoding Nif3-like dinuclear metal center hexameric protein: MKIKDVLGEIRALAPEDGQSAWDNSGVQVAGTLVETDKVAVCLEPAPDMVGACLDWGAGAVVTHHPLYMKPVSLGAPGRVLDVARRVMVEGAWLYAAHTSLDVRPGGPAFWLGSELGLRDALPLEKVHARCPVEASFYLDEPISRATADIWSRRESIHSVSQSGTGEVRVVCDEADWPSVAEAIVFAVGSRPVFYLRKLCAPCDAVGFGEVGDLPEPMDFEAFSARLDGLLPAHARGYWTVSGPRPGHVARVAYCGGSGAGLAAEAARAGADLFITGDMKYHAAVEAGVCVLDVGHFSLEEEMMRRFALELSGRLSGVEVRFFPGSDPFLVRIRA; the protein is encoded by the coding sequence ATGAAAATAAAGGATGTTCTTGGAGAAATCCGCGCCTTGGCCCCGGAGGACGGGCAGAGCGCCTGGGACAATAGCGGGGTCCAGGTGGCGGGCACCCTGGTTGAGACCGACAAGGTGGCCGTGTGTCTCGAGCCCGCGCCGGACATGGTCGGGGCCTGTCTGGACTGGGGCGCCGGGGCCGTGGTCACACACCATCCCCTGTACATGAAGCCCGTGTCTCTGGGCGCACCGGGGCGGGTGCTTGATGTGGCCCGCCGGGTCATGGTTGAGGGAGCGTGGCTTTATGCGGCCCACACCTCTCTTGATGTCCGGCCGGGCGGCCCGGCCTTCTGGCTTGGGAGCGAGCTTGGATTGCGCGACGCGCTCCCCCTCGAGAAGGTCCACGCCCGCTGCCCGGTGGAGGCGTCCTTTTATCTTGACGAGCCCATCTCCCGGGCCACGGCAGACATCTGGTCCAGGCGCGAGTCCATCCACTCGGTCTCCCAGAGCGGTACCGGCGAGGTGCGCGTGGTCTGCGACGAGGCGGACTGGCCATCCGTGGCCGAGGCCATTGTCTTTGCCGTGGGCAGCAGGCCGGTCTTCTATCTGCGCAAGCTCTGCGCCCCTTGCGACGCGGTGGGGTTCGGCGAGGTGGGCGATCTGCCCGAGCCCATGGATTTCGAGGCGTTTTCTGCCCGGCTGGACGGGCTGCTCCCGGCCCATGCCCGGGGCTACTGGACGGTTTCTGGCCCGCGGCCCGGCCATGTGGCCCGTGTGGCCTATTGCGGCGGCTCCGGTGCCGGTCTGGCGGCCGAGGCGGCCAGGGCGGGAGCCGATCTGTTCATCACTGGCGACATGAAGTACCACGCCGCAGTCGAGGCTGGCGTGTGCGTTCTGGATGTGGGGCATTTTTCTTTGGAAGAGGAGATGATGCGCCGGTTCGCTCTGGAGCTTTCCGGTCGCCTCTCCGGCGTGGAGGTCCGTTTCTTCCCAGGGAGCGACCCCTTCCTGGTGCGGATCAGGGCATGA
- a CDS encoding methyl-accepting chemotaxis protein: MRWKDCKLCVKFGVGFGAILLLAVALGVWAALGINSIVHDAEEVIGGNELRGNFTEKVVDHLKWAEEVNELLTNTSVHTLNVQTDPRQCAFGQWYYSDARVRAERMVPAIKPLLAEIEAHHNALHASAIDIGRKYAPADVALGSYLREKKLDHLVWMSVIRDTLLNPNARTANVQTDPHACNLGVWLYAPDTERLMREDREFGDRTRSILAPHAALHESAIEINTLLAAGERNAALRYFRDTTAPLAEETLAAIDGLLGLLDSRQQGYEEAKDVYATVTLPELNQVQRLLSESVEIIARDIMTDEVMLMHADETRVGVVGFNVVAVALGVLLAWVIARGIIGPLRKGMEFAETVSTGDLRATVDISQNDEVGQLAGSLTDMAGQLNRVVGEVNSVAEGVSAGSEELSAAAQSLSQSVTEQAASIEQISASMEEMSAGVRSNTENARQTEAIASKAAQGATESGKAVVEAVDALKSIAERITIIQEIARQTNLLALNAAIEAARAGEHGKGFAVVAAEVRQLAERSGHAAEEIGELSGTSMQVADKAGRMLDELVPQIGKTAELIQEITASCVEQDKGVSEISTAITQLDKVIQGNASASEEMASTSEELSAQAQALAHSMTFFKVDQSAYKRQQTRVVTSRTRRPALPQSQQAKPSSAHRADRGGKPALASGVDLEMGHDEYERF; the protein is encoded by the coding sequence ATGCGTTGGAAGGACTGCAAGCTGTGCGTCAAGTTCGGTGTCGGGTTCGGCGCCATTCTGCTACTGGCCGTCGCCCTTGGCGTTTGGGCGGCCTTGGGCATCAACAGCATAGTGCATGACGCCGAGGAGGTCATAGGCGGCAACGAGCTGCGCGGCAATTTCACCGAAAAGGTGGTGGACCACCTCAAATGGGCCGAGGAGGTCAACGAACTGCTGACCAACACGTCGGTTCACACCCTTAATGTCCAGACCGACCCGCGCCAGTGCGCCTTTGGCCAATGGTATTACAGCGATGCGCGGGTCCGGGCGGAGCGGATGGTGCCCGCCATCAAGCCGCTCCTGGCCGAGATCGAGGCGCACCACAACGCGCTCCATGCGTCGGCCATCGACATCGGGCGCAAATACGCTCCTGCCGACGTGGCCCTGGGCTCCTACCTGCGCGAAAAGAAGCTCGACCATCTCGTCTGGATGAGCGTCATCCGCGATACGCTGCTCAACCCCAACGCCCGAACCGCCAATGTCCAGACCGACCCCCATGCCTGCAACCTGGGCGTGTGGCTCTACGCGCCGGACACCGAGCGGCTGATGCGCGAGGATCGGGAGTTCGGCGACAGGACGCGGAGCATCCTTGCCCCGCACGCTGCCCTGCACGAGTCGGCCATTGAGATCAACACCCTGCTCGCCGCTGGCGAACGCAACGCGGCCCTGCGCTACTTCCGCGACACCACAGCCCCCCTGGCCGAGGAGACCCTGGCCGCCATCGACGGCCTCCTTGGCCTGCTCGACAGCCGCCAGCAAGGGTACGAGGAAGCCAAAGATGTCTATGCCACAGTGACCCTGCCCGAGCTCAACCAGGTGCAGCGGCTGCTTAGCGAAAGCGTGGAAATCATCGCCCGGGACATCATGACCGACGAGGTCATGCTCATGCACGCCGATGAAACCCGCGTAGGCGTCGTGGGCTTCAACGTGGTCGCCGTGGCCCTGGGCGTGCTCCTGGCCTGGGTCATCGCCAGGGGCATCATCGGTCCGCTGCGCAAGGGCATGGAATTTGCCGAGACAGTGTCCACCGGGGATCTGCGGGCCACGGTGGACATCAGCCAGAACGACGAGGTGGGCCAGCTGGCCGGTTCGCTGACCGACATGGCCGGTCAACTCAACCGCGTGGTGGGCGAGGTCAACTCCGTGGCCGAAGGCGTGTCCGCTGGCAGCGAGGAACTGTCGGCCGCGGCCCAGTCCCTGTCCCAGTCCGTCACCGAGCAGGCCGCCTCCATCGAGCAGATCTCCGCCTCCATGGAGGAGATGAGCGCAGGCGTGCGCTCCAATACCGAGAACGCCCGCCAGACCGAGGCCATCGCCAGCAAGGCGGCCCAAGGGGCCACCGAGAGCGGAAAGGCCGTTGTCGAGGCCGTGGATGCCCTCAAGAGCATCGCCGAGCGGATCACCATCATTCAGGAGATCGCCCGCCAGACCAACCTGCTGGCGCTCAACGCCGCCATTGAGGCTGCCCGTGCCGGGGAGCACGGCAAGGGCTTCGCCGTGGTCGCGGCAGAAGTGCGCCAGCTGGCCGAACGCAGCGGGCACGCGGCCGAGGAGATAGGGGAACTCTCCGGCACCTCCATGCAGGTGGCGGACAAGGCCGGACGGATGCTCGACGAACTGGTGCCCCAAATAGGCAAGACGGCAGAACTCATACAGGAAATCACCGCCAGTTGCGTGGAGCAGGACAAGGGCGTCAGCGAGATCAGCACCGCCATCACCCAGTTGGACAAGGTCATCCAGGGCAATGCCTCGGCCTCAGAGGAAATGGCCTCCACCTCCGAGGAGCTCTCGGCCCAGGCCCAGGCCCTGGCCCACTCCATGACCTTTTTCAAGGTCGATCAGTCTGCCTACAAGCGGCAGCAGACCAGGGTCGTCACCAGCCGCACCCGCCGCCCTGCCTTGCCCCAAAGCCAACAGGCCAAACCCAGTTCCGCCCACAGGGCAGACAGGGGCGGCAAGCCCGCCCTGGCCTCCGGCGTGGACCTGGAGATGGGGCACGACGAATACGAACGCTTCTGA
- a CDS encoding HD-GYP domain-containing protein, with the protein MNNIHLLDLIQGASGALDYVNSTVTGHHRRVGAGAAAIGGAMGLEGRDAADLVTAALLHDIGAFSLDLRLDGLDFEADHGDHARAGFRLLSVHPMLSRVAPLVLHHHTPWHRLPPLSDPGPGQADTPAAALLANIINLADRVDVLDQVGTRRVVRERIRQIISHNAGTVFAREAAEAFLDLSAGSEFWDKLSGDWTHVREAVDLPMADDLISHDQLLPFSRFFALIIDFRSRHTATHSLGVAETSARLAALAGMPPESQDRLRLAGNLHDIGKLAVPVTLLDKPGPLTQEEFEAVRLHAAASESILRSVPGLDDIADWASQHHERPDGSGYPHGLKRDALSLGSRIVGVCDVFTAITEDRPYRPGMTPDQSARVLRDMVGQGSLDADLVALLLDNHAEVAEARREAQARAHVEFERYRSLRVDGAAHAA; encoded by the coding sequence ATGAACAACATCCATCTTCTTGATCTCATCCAGGGGGCGTCTGGTGCCCTGGACTATGTCAACTCCACGGTTACGGGCCACCATCGCCGGGTGGGGGCCGGAGCCGCCGCCATCGGGGGCGCCATGGGTCTTGAGGGGCGCGACGCCGCCGATCTGGTGACGGCCGCGCTGCTCCACGACATCGGCGCATTTTCCCTGGATCTGCGCCTGGACGGGCTCGATTTCGAGGCCGACCACGGCGACCACGCCCGAGCCGGATTCCGGCTGCTCTCGGTCCACCCCATGCTTTCCCGCGTGGCACCCCTGGTCCTGCATCACCACACCCCCTGGCACAGGCTGCCGCCCCTGTCCGACCCCGGTCCCGGCCAAGCCGACACCCCCGCCGCAGCGCTCCTGGCCAACATCATCAACCTCGCCGACCGGGTGGATGTTCTCGATCAGGTGGGAACCCGCCGGGTCGTCCGGGAGCGCATCCGGCAGATCATCAGCCACAACGCCGGTACCGTGTTCGCCCGCGAGGCTGCCGAGGCGTTTCTCGACCTGTCGGCCGGGAGCGAGTTCTGGGACAAGCTCTCCGGCGATTGGACCCATGTGCGTGAGGCCGTGGACCTTCCCATGGCGGATGACCTCATCTCCCATGACCAGTTGCTGCCCTTTTCCCGCTTCTTCGCCCTGATTATCGACTTTCGCAGCCGCCATACCGCCACCCATTCCCTGGGCGTGGCCGAGACTTCTGCCCGGCTGGCCGCCCTGGCGGGCATGCCGCCTGAGAGCCAGGACCGGCTTCGGCTGGCGGGCAACCTGCACGATATCGGCAAGCTGGCCGTGCCGGTGACGCTCCTCGACAAGCCCGGCCCCCTGACCCAGGAGGAGTTCGAGGCCGTTCGCCTTCACGCGGCCGCTTCCGAATCCATCCTGCGTTCGGTGCCCGGGCTTGACGACATCGCCGACTGGGCCAGCCAGCACCATGAACGCCCCGACGGATCGGGGTATCCCCATGGTCTCAAGCGCGATGCGCTTTCCCTTGGCAGCCGCATCGTGGGGGTGTGCGACGTGTTCACAGCCATCACCGAGGACCGGCCCTATCGGCCTGGAATGACCCCGGACCAGTCGGCCCGCGTCCTTCGGGACATGGTCGGGCAAGGCTCCCTTGACGCCGATCTGGTGGCCCTGCTCCTCGACAATCACGCCGAAGTGGCCGAAGCGCGGCGCGAGGCCCAGGCCAGGGCCCATGTCGAGTTTGAGCGCTACCGTTCGTTGCGGGTTGACGGGGCAGCCCATGCCGCCTAG